The proteins below are encoded in one region of Papilio machaon chromosome 27, ilPapMach1.1, whole genome shotgun sequence:
- the LOC106710908 gene encoding collagenase, whose translation MKLFLVVLCGVAALASQSAAEEPILLHYHDNAGVPLAELIRQSEEAADFDGSRIAGGSLANLGQYPYLGGLVITLSDGRTSVCGSTLLTNTRLVTAAHCWFDGRNNARQLTVVLGSARLFSGGTRINTNNVQIHASYNSGNLRNDVAIISTSHISYGNNIRNIGLASGSNQFAGTWAWAAGFGRTGNNAAIGNNQALSHVQLQVITNSVCAQTYGTNAIVASTLCTSGAGSRGVCPGDSGGPLVANNQLIGVTSFTAQRGCQAGLPSGFARVTSFHSWITSRI comes from the exons ATGAAGCTTTTTCTGGTAGTGTTGTGCGGCGTGGCGGCGCTTGCGTCGCAGTCGGCGGCCGAAGAGCCCATCCTGCTGCACTACCACGACAACGCGGGCGTGCCGCTGGCCGAGCTCATTCGCCAGTCAGAGGAGGCGGCCGACTTCGATGGCTCGCGGATCGCCGGCGGCTCCCTGGCCAACCTTGGCCAGTACCCCTACCTG GGCGGGCTGGTAATCACGCTGAGCGACGGGCGCACTTCCGTATGCGGCTCCACCTTGCTTACCAACACGCGGCTAGTGACGGCGGCGCACTGTTGGTTCGACGGGCGCAACAACGCGCGCCAGTTGACCGTCGTGTTGGGCTCCGCGCGGCTTTTCTCAGGCGGCACCCGCATCAACACCAACAACGTACAAATCCACGCCAGCTACAACTCCGGCAACCTCCGCAACGACGTCGCAATCATCTCCACCTCACACATCAGCTACGGCA ACAACATCCGCAACATCGGGCTGGCTTCGGGCAGCAACCAGTTCGCCGGCACGTGGGCGTGGGCCGCCGGCTTCGGCAGGACAGGGAACA ATGCGGCGATCGGCAACAACCAGGCGCTGTCGCACGTGCAGCTACAAGTGATCACAAACTCGGTGTGCGCGCAGACATACGGCACCAACGCTATCGTCGCCTCCACGCTGTGCACGAGTGGTGCCGGCAGCCGCGGCGTCTGCCCCGGCGATTCTGGCGGCCCACTTGTCGCCAACAACCAGCTT ATCGGAGTGACATCATTTACGGCGCAGCGTGGCTGCCAGGCGGGCTTGCCatccggcttcgcacgggttaCCTCCTTCCACTCTTGGATTACCAGTCGTATATAA
- the LOC123722569 gene encoding uncharacterized protein LOC123722569 gives MNTKCYNLVIFATCAFINSIYTKQVNNEERIKDLEAEKTRLRKEIEAAIDDGLRALQNEGENRSGGAGERYLAALKLHMQAAGEGPAGNATGSGQVVAAAANNGTNATSLRRFDFKKKKKRGPDELDEIFIYKDVYEKKDIEPEKGKLMLDNKLKLEKKLFEWMVKRQEEKKRLKEYLEKKQAHLLEVVTEKCPRFGYGKKTKKKKTRRNNKEDAVDAHRKEHKNRPKYPCCRKCCKKSYLGCL, from the coding sequence ATGAACactaaatgttataatttagttatctTTGCAACATGCGCCTTTATTAACTCAATATACACGAAACAGGTAAATAATGAAGAAAGAATCAAAGATCTGGAAGCAGAGAAAACTAGATTACGTAAAGAAATCGAAGCAGCCATCGACGATGGCCTGCGCGCATTGCAGAATGAGGGAGAAAACAGAAGCGGAGGCGCGGGTGAGCGCTACTTGGCGGCCCTCAAGCTACACATGCAAGCGGCCGGCGAAGGGCCGGCGGGGAACGCCACCGGTAGCGGACAAGTGGTCGCTGCAGCAGCAAATAACGGCACCAACGCAACGAGTCTGCGGCGGTTCGATTtcaagaaaaagaagaaacgTGGCCCCGACGAATTGGATGAAATTTTCATATACAAAGACgtttacgaaaaaaaagatATCGAACCGGAAAAGGGTAAGTTGATGTTGGACAACAAGCTGAAGCTAGAGAAGAAGCTGTTCGAGTGGATGGTGAAGCGGCAGGAGGAGAAGAAGCGGCTGAAGGAATACCTGGAGAAGAAGCAGGCGCACCTGCTGGAGGTGGTGACGGAGAAGTGCCCGCGCTTCGGCTACGGCAAGAAGACCAAGAAGAAGAAGACGAGGCGGAATAACAAGGAAGACGCGGTGGATGCGCACCGCAAGGAACACAAGAACAGGCCCAAGTACCCCTGCTGCAGGAAGTGCtgcaaaaaatcttatttggGTTGCTTATAA
- the LOC123722546 gene encoding uncharacterized protein LOC123722546, translated as MDLWLIMLSALAAVIVAAFSAALGTAVEHFKEEEYNSSEVVDNLRRQLMKDNYDYMLEASAARPYRYHAESDDGEPPTEVVRPSTTSTLETPVDFYTKVTRRDVTRTTADLRDLRRNPMYDQRSKYVAPSERRKLATAGGDVILYDDDKARRQNDRFISKDPATTDDHSALVDHSTLSYEIGESRRREGASDTTVKYSLLKVAAARRSGRRPHLVKEEKPGEVSIVNLGEDAVPQFRLPRPRAQYMRDSDPESDREAPRESRARLEPPSAVDLDR; from the exons ATGGATTTGTGGCTA ATCATGTTGTCTGCACTGGCCGCTGTCATAGTCGCGGCATTCTCTGCGGCGCTCGGCACAGCTGTCGAAC ACTTTAAAGAGGAAGAATATAACTCGTCGGAGGTTGTGGACAACCTGCGCCGGCAGCTGATGAAAGACAACTACGACTACATGCTAGAGGCGAGCGCGGCGCGCCCCTACCGCTACCACGCCGAGTCCGACGACGGCGAGCCGCCCACCGAAGTAGTCAGACCTAGCACGACGAGCACGCTCGAGACGCCCGTCGACTTCTACACGAAGGTGACGAGACGCGACGTCACCCGGACCACGGCCGACCTGAGAGACCTCCGTCGCAACCCGATGTACGACCAGAGGTCCAAGTACGTGGCGCCGAGCGAGCGCAGGAAGCTGGCCACCGCAGGCGGCGACGTAATCCTGTACGACGACGATAAGGCGCGCAGACAAAACGATAGATTTATTTCGAAGGATCCGGCCACCACTGACGATCATTCCGCGCTCGTGGACCACTCGACACTGAGCTACGAAATCGGGGAGTCCCGCCGCCGCGAAGGCGCCTCCGATACCACGGTCAAATATAGCCTGCTCAAG gtggcggcggcgcggcgcagcGGACGGCGGCCGCACCTCGTCAAGGAGGAGAAGCCGGGCGAGGTGTCCATAGTGAACCTGGGCGAGGACGCGGTGCCGCAGTTTCGGCTGCCGCGGCCGCGAGCGCAGTACATGCGCGATTCAGACCCCGAGTCCGACCGGGAAGCGCCGCGCGAGTCCCGCGCCCGCCTCGAGCCCCCGTCTGCCGTCGACCTAGATCGATAA